The sequence ATAGCCAGGGCGGCGGCAACAAACATCTGTGCAAGccattgggaggcagagacacaagagggcatcagatggaggagggaagaaaagaaggacagaggtcagtgttgcccgcggcacccctatcattcaaggcaccccagggtgccatggcacaatggttgaaaaccactgccataAAGGGTTTATGGACAGATTAACAACTGCTTGCATTTACAAATTAATCCAGCTGTCCAAATATGAGGCACTGGAACCCTTCTTAATTTAATATTTGCAAGCCTGTGTTTCCTAACTTCTTTGCAAGCCTGTGTTTCCTAACTTCCGGCATTTGCTCTGCCCTGACATGCAAGCACCATGGAGAACATGTGCGTCTGTGGATCTGAAATGCTTATGAAAATATTTcatattaatttttttgcagCTTTCGTTGTGTATTTTGTATGATAAtgctttctacccccccccccatggtataAGGCATTTGTGCATGGGTTTTGAATCCATTTTCTTTTGCACACCACTTTTGAGTACAAATTTGTAGAAATGGGGTATATAAGTCAActaatgagaataataataataataataataataataataataatttatttataccccgcccatctggctgggtctccgaTTCAAACACCGGCTTTGCAATTACTTGCAACACAATGGAAAAACGCCAGCGCAACTGCATACTTAAACTGCAAAACCGTAACCTAAAAAGGCGGCCTACCTTTCTTTTATTGTGATACGTGATGTAAACAACGGCTACCAAAAAGGCAACGATAACCAGATGGAAAAAGAAATGGCTGTCCTCTTCCAGCTCCGAGGAAGAGGCGTCCTTCGTCTCGTCAGGAAGCAATTTCTTATTTTCATAGCTGCGCATGCTGGCCAACTCTTCCGTAAACTCCGAGGTGCCTTGGTCGTCTTGATCGTCAGACGGCATCCCGTAGGGCCCATAATAGTCACCAGGATCCGCAGTCCCTTTGGCTGTTGGGAGGAAGCTGGGCACGTTGTCTTTGTCTACCGCGTCGTCCACCGTGTCATCTTCGTTAACATTTGTATCTTCCGAAGTATCAGCATCTGTTTGCGAAGTAGGAGTCGCAGAAGCCGGTGCCGGAGATGTCGCCTGCTTCCCTTCTGTTGCAGTTGGCCCAGGTGACACAGGAGCACCGCTCTTCGGAGATGTTGGTGGCATGCCTTCATTTGTCGTCGTCCTTGTCCTGTCCCCACTGGCTTTTGAAACAGGCGGTGAGTTGTGAGTCGTAGAACTGGACGCCGAGACATTTATTCTCTCAGAAAGCTCTGACTCGGTTGTAGTGCCtgggaaaaggaaataaaaatcagGACAATCTGAAGTTTTGAACAAAGAAAccgaagaattaccaacagtggaagattggcagatgaagttgattgaatacatggaactcgcagaactgaccgcgaaactccgagaccagagggaagaaacggtgcaggaagattggaagaaatttaaagactatttgaaacgacgtgaaaagataagacatatgaaattaaaatcagaggatatataaggctacagtaatgccagaagttagattaagataggatataagtagtagttagaattatgttatgttgaTTTTTACTAGGATTAAGAATAGGGTTAAATGTTgattaatgtttataatgattaagattaggtgagaaggaagattttacaatgttataaagttactaaagaagattagaaatgaacgcagaagagaggacgtgaggaggtcccaaaataatgtttataaataggataaggatagttaaataagtgtttgtttgtaagatttttgtattttttgtagtttttttgtagtgtctgttgtattttgtattttttttattgttaaaatttaaaaaaattttatttttaaaaaatgaagttttgaACAAAGATTCTCatggtgtatcttgatttcacGAAGGATGCCAATGACGTGTATTGTTAAGCAATCCCCTGCTATTGGTTCATTATAAACTGGGCAGCATTTAATGAAGTCCATCCACTTGAGCAACAGAAATcagcttgtgcaacaggacatctgccttctctccccgccccccgcgcaaacaccccaaaatctgctccacagGGTGCTTCTCAGACACTTTGCATCGTCTCCATGTCTTTACAAGCAAACCACCTACCTGTTTCTTTCCTGCAAACCAAAATTCGTTCTTGACTTGCCACTCacgtttggagagaaacaaaccacgcTCCCGGGTTTAGGCAGAATGAAAAGCCGGAGCGTGGATTATTTCCTGACAGCACAGGGAGAAGCGAACTGCGTGTGATCTCAGCTGCATGCTGCATGCGCACACGGTCCATTGCTTATATTAACTAGGGTTCAATGCGATGCGCCAGCCAGGTCAAAGAGTCACACTGAACGGGGACAGTTGTCACAAAAAGAGTTACAGCCGAAGCCGTTCGTTATTGACTGAACAAATAACGATGAACTTGCTGAGAGAGACAGCACATCGAATGAATGAGTGTGTGGCAGCCTTTCTCAACGCTGTGAATTGAGGTGCCATTGTCAATAGAGCTAGTCTGCAGCTCTGGCGTATTTGCCCAAGAGATCAGCTGAGCGTATGACCATGCGCTTAAGAAGTAGGAATGCACAGATGCAGCGAAATAATGTTAACTGCGGAAAAATACAAGGGTTTTTCACCCAGGCGGGGTGAAACTGGTTTGAGCTGCCACGATGCAAGCTGGAAAAGTCTCATGACACCTGTTGCCCAAGGCTTCTCCCACCTTCCCCCCCACTCCATATTGATGCAAATCTGCCACCTGAAAAGTTAACGATTGGCTCTGGGTGGTAGGAgccagtggggtggggttggagacTAGGCAGGGGCTGTGCTGTTCAATGGGCTTTCCAATGCTGCGTGTTGCTGCCAGTTACTGAAAGGACAGGCAGCAGGGAGCTTGGCACAGTGTGGGAGAAACAGGGAGCAGCAGGGTAGCAGGTTGGCTTTGGTGCGATGCTAGCCCTGAGCGCCCTACTGCCTTGACCCTCCCTCTGTGCCCAGCAACAATGCACAGCATTATTGCAAGATCACTTGACCCCAAAAATGCCCACGCAGCTGcttcgatctgcagaactggctccGTTACAGGTGCCACAGAGTACCCATTCTGCATtggtaagaaatcaatcttttactgtggcagcacctacactttggaactccctgcctattgacatcaggcaggcaccttccctATATACTCTTTTCAGCGCCTCCTAAAAGCTTTTTCCTTTACACAAGCATATCCTCTTTCCTTTCTGAGCAAGCCAGTCGCTCATGAAAAATTCTCTCATTCAAGCAGAAAGCACAATGTGGCAATGCAGTTTAGCAACACCATGCCTAGTTATCCttctttataaaaatatttatatacagctACATCTTTTTATAACtgtacaataaaaaccacaaagaaGTTAAAAACAGATATCAATTAACTACTGTGGAAgggtgtattcttaattgcctccCGGGGTTTGGCAGAAATGAAGTTTTCAGCAAGtgtttaaaacaggggtccccaaactaaggtccatgggccggatacggcccgcacgagccaattatccggcccccaACTACCCTGCTGCTCGCTCTAACCAGCGCagcgcggctgcccatctccgggtcggcgcggcaccggaaatagcttttgtgcatgcgcaagcggcatttctggcgcacttccgggtctgcggaggcctgtgtgcacgcacacaagctatttccggtgccgcgctgCGCCAGAAGagcaccggaaatgacgcttgcacatgtgcacaagctatttccggtgccacgcCGGAAAATACGAGTGTGCGCATGTATGGGTGTACGCTCCCCCGCTCTCTGCGTGATTggcgccggaggaaccggcccaaggccaggtaagtttggcgacccctggttTAAAAGCTAGGACAGAAGGCATTCTTGTAACAAAAGAAGACAAAATAACCAGATCGAGTGGCAACATTCTTCTGGATTACAAAATCAGGAAGAAGAAGCCACAAGAGAACGACATAGGGCAAAGGAAAACGGTTGAGTATCCGATCAGCATTAGGAAAATTTCAGAGACATCTTCTTCAAGGAAATCTCCAAGTGTAGATCAGAATTAAATAAGACGTCTGATATATGGAAAACGCACGGGCCAAAAATGGGCTAACATCACTTCCACTTTTTATAGCAACTTGATGTAGGAGACAGACCTCACTGGAAAAAAACTAGAAGGCTTGGCATTCAACGTACTGCAGAATGGTGGACTGTAAAACCCTCCTTCCCTCTTGGGAATAAAAATATTAACTAGCCAGTCATGGTATACCAAAGGAGCGGCTAAACAGACGGTTCCTTGTTTGCACGGCACACCCTTTCCTATATGAAGCAGACATTAGAATTTAGCACAGAAACCCAAGTCATAAGGATGTTAATCAAACTGTATGCGATACTTAAGAGACTTCAGGTGCTGGAATTTTTGATCTTATGGAAAGCTTAAGGCAAGCATAGCAAATTGCGGGAAACTGCTTTAAATAaggctaaagaagaagaagagtttggatttgatatcccgctttatcactacctgaaggagtctcaaagcggctcacgttctcctctcccttcctcccccacaacaaacactctgtgaggtgagtggggctgagagacttcagagaagtgtgactagcccaaggtcacccagcagctgcatgtggaggagcggagacacgagcccggttcaccagattacaagtccaccgctcttaaccactgcaccacactggctaaacaAACATTAGGCAGGATACCAATAGTAGAAGAAGCCTATGATGGCTGGGAGATCCTGCAGAAAGGAGAGTTACTGTTAAAGGCATCAGACGTTATAGTGGGGCAACTGAAAAAGCCGGTGTGGCTGCAGGGAAAGCTGAGTGGTGAACTGGAAATAAAACCAGACACATCtaggaaatggaaggaaggacAGAGCACCTTGGTAGAGTCGAGAAAAGCAGCCCGGACTTCTAGGGACGGGAACGCAGAAGCTCAGAGTCCCAGGTGGTTGGAAAACTGTACTCAAAGGTTGCTCGTCGATGGCTCTTTGTGAAATTGGAGGTTTCAAGTGCAACGTCACAGGGATCTACGCTGGGCCTGGGACacctcaactgttcttcatcaGTGACTTGTTGAAGGGGTGGAAGGAAGGCTTAACAAATTATCAGAAGACACAAAATGGGGAAGGAGCGGGCAACGCCTCCGAAGGCAGGAATAAAACTCCAAATGACCCGGAGGGAATGGAAGACTAGGCTGAAACCCAACAGCAACCAATTTTAAAGTTCCGCATTTGGGCATACCAACGAACCAAAACCAGACAAATGTAGGGTGGGAGATACCTGGTTTAATTTGACAGCAGTATATGTAAAAAGGATCATGGCTGATCGGAAGCTGAGTCAGCCAATTgctgcagctgcaaaaaaaaagaggtttcattgatttttttagGCCGCACtggaaaaataatcatttccagATCATGAACCCTTTTTCTGCATGACCTATTCTGGAGCGCTGTGCCGAGTTTAATATGTCAAAATGGCTTAGCGGACTGCAGACAGGTAGGCAGAGCTACAGAAAACAGGTGTGGCGAAGGAGTGTTACAGAAATTGgctatgttcagcctggagaaaagaagtcaGAGAGAACATGATTGATTCCCACCTCCAGTATTTTCAAGATTGCAGTCAGAAAGAAGGCAAAGACTTCTTGTCCATTTCCCAAAGGACAGATTTAGTAGATTTTGCTTCAACATTAGGAGAAAATAAGATTGGGGCTGAACATTTGGAGACATTTCCAAACCATAAGAACAATTAGCTTTTTTCTGCAGGATGCTGTCTGAATCGTTAAAGGAAATATTTCCTATCCAGGAACTTTGTTTCTTATTCATTACAAATGAGTACTGCTTATGAGTAAAGGTACATGAAATGTCCCCCAAAAGCAGACATCTGAGTAAGCCGTACTGCTAAAACACTAACTGGACCAGCCTTAggaagaatcctagaatcctagagttggaagagaccccaagggccatccagcccaaccccctgccaagcaggaaacaccatcaaagcattcctgacagatggctgtcaagcctctgcttaaagacctccaaagaaggagactccaccacactccttggcagcaaattccactgccgaacagctctcactgtcaggaagttcttcctaatgtttaggtggaatcttctttcttgtagtttgaatccattgctccgtgtccgcttctctggagcagcagaaaacaacctttcttcctcctctatgtgacatccttttatatattcgaacatggctattatatcactccttaaccttctcttctccaggctaaacatggaGGAAGAGCAAAGAGCAACTTTGGCATGTGAGGAGGATGGACTCACTGTTAACCAAACGTATTTAAGAATGTTGATAATGAAAATGCTAAGTAAAAATGGAAAGTTAACATGATGctcacaaaacaaacaaaggcaggcaggcatttgCGAATTTCCCATGTGGTTGAAGCAGTGCCTATGAAAAAGAAAGCCCCTTTTTACACCCAACGGATACCTGATATATTGAGACTTATGGTATCTAACTGTGTCAGCCTGCAAGGATACAAAtgccccctttctcttctcctttcccctgcagcatggggtggggaggaaattaACACTTCATGTCACCCAAATAATCTGTTTCCTTGTGTCACTAACAGCCGAAACCTAGAGCATGCAGGTTTAtcagaaggaagccccacagCACTCATTCCCAGCTCCATGAATAGAACATTGCAGACTTAAGGAACttatttctctgtctctctctgtgtgtgtctgttgttCATGGTGGGAAATTCAACTAGGAAAGCATATATAAAATAAGCAGATCAGGCTGCAACAGGTCTCTCCACTGAGGCAATTATTAAATATAGCTGCTGACTCTAAAGTTATCGCTTGTATTTAATAATACAgcagtagtggttagagtgctggactaggacctgggagagatcagggtttgaatccccactcggccatgaagttttcactaggtgatcttgggccagccattggctctccgcctaacctacctccctggattgttgtgaagatacaaATGGGATTTataccatcttgagctccttggaggaaaagtggggtacaAGTGTAATAAATAAGCAAAGGTAGAGCCCAAGGAGTGAGGCTCCactttcataccactttaaacagtcatggatcCTCCCCTCctagaattctgggagctgtagttttttttaTGGTGCTGAGTGGTGTTAGTTGCTACAATTTGTAGAGTAGTTTAACATTGAACACTTCTTCCCTGGGAACTCTCGGAACTGTAGCTGtgggaagggaaagaggaggggggtgTCCCCTAACTACTCTCAGGGCCCTTGGTGAACTAAACCacacaggattctttggagaaaaccAAGATGGTTTAAACTTTAAAGTGGTatcctagtgctttaaatgtgtggtgtgtggaTGGGgtcagaaggggggaggggggaggagaaggagaggtggAATAAGAGaaagaataggaggaggaggaggaggaaaagagagaggagaagagaaaaaaagaaaaagtggaataagagaaggaagaagagatgagggggaaagaaaagaagaagagaaagaaggaagtaagaagaagaggaggagtagaagagaggggggaagaggaattggaataagaagaagaaaagaggaagagagaggaggggaagaggaagaagagaaggaagaagaaaagaagagagaaggaagagtagaagagagaggaggggaagaggaagaagagaaggaagaagaaaagaagagagaaggaagaagaggagaagagagaggaggggaagaggaagaagagaaggaagacgagaagaagagagaagggagaagaagagagaagaggggaagaggaagaggaataagagaagaagaggagaagaggaagaagagaaggaagaagagaagaagagaagaagagagaagggagaagaggaagaggaagaagagaaatagaagaagagacagaaggaagaagaagagtagaagagaaggaagaagaggaagaataataataagaatatttataccccacccatttggctgggctttcccagccactctgggctgcttacagcatactgtatataaaaacaagcaaggggagaagaggggagagggaggtggcggcggcggagggggtGTTCCTGGCGGCGAGTGCGGAGACGGAAGCCCCTTCCGAGCGGGACCCCGAGGCCTCCCACCTTCGCCCCCCTTACCGTTCTCGCTCTGGCCCCGGACCGCCAAGGCCCCGTCCAggagcagcaccagcaccagcattAGGAGGAGGAGAGCGGCCCTTCCCGAGAGCGGCATCGCCGTCCGTgcgcctccttctccttctccttctccccctcctcgcctcctgcgcctcctcctccttctcccggcGGCCGCCATCTTTGCTgaccagcggcagcagcagcagcagcctcggcCGAGGATGTGGCGTCTTCCGCCCGCCCCGCCCACGCGCTGCTAGGCAACGGCATTCCGCGGGAGCGCGGCGTCATGACGTCGCCTcggccccgcccccgccccaggCAAGCGCAGGAAAGGAGGCGCGCGGGAAGCTGAGATTCCCGATCCATCATGTTCCAGTGCCGGGTTTACctataagctgaacaagctagAGTTCAGGGAGGCCCTCATgatgggggccccccaaaaaatttaaagaaaaaaaaaatatggatgtaaatttccaaaatataggataaaaaaacaaataaaataaaacctacatgcagcaaaagtgtttgtgtgttgtgcaggctcctaGGGTGTAAGTCATgtgccccgcctgctagcctgctccctaaaatatcaccggtttgctcctttctatatataggctgataatacaaccttgatggcagaaagtgaggaggaattaaagaaccttttaatgagggtgaaagaggagagcgcaaaatatggtctgaagctcaacatcaaaaaaactaagatcatggccactggtcccatcac is a genomic window of Lacerta agilis isolate rLacAgi1 chromosome 12, rLacAgi1.pri, whole genome shotgun sequence containing:
- the C12H5orf15 gene encoding keratinocyte-associated transmembrane protein 2, whose translation is MAAAGRRRRRRRRRGGGEGEGEGGARTAMPLSGRAALLLLMLVLVLLLDGALAVRGQSENGTTTESELSERINVSASSSTTHNSPPVSKASGDRTRTTTNEGMPPTSPKSGAPVSPGPTATEGKQATSPAPASATPTSQTDADTSEDTNVNEDDTVDDAVDKDNVPSFLPTAKGTADPGDYYGPYGMPSDDQDDQGTSEFTEELASMRSYENKKLLPDETKDASSSELEEDSHFFFHLVIVAFLVAVVYITYHNKRKIILLVQNRRWRDGLCSRTVGYHRLDQNVNEAMPSLKITNDYIF